CGGCCCCAACCACTTCGACCGGGGAGAGGTGACCATCCTCTTTGATGCCCGTTACAACGTCAAGGACGTGCAGACCGAAGGTTGCACGCCCATTGAAGTCAAAGACTGGGACGATTGATTCAGGCACCAAGCAGGTGCAGGGCAGCCTGCAGAATCTCCTGAACGGCCTCTTCTGATCCTGCTTCGGCATAAACCCGCAGCACGGGCTCGGTCCCTGAGGCGCGGAACATGACCCAGGCACCACCCTGCAAAAACCACTTGATGCCGTCTCTGGTATCGATGCTCAGCACCTCCCGTCCGGCCACCGGACCGGGGGTGTTCAGTTTTTGCATCATCTGGTCCTTGATGGCGAGACTGGGCAGTTTCAGGTCGATGCGGTCATAGGCGTGCTTCAGGCCTGTGAGGTCTTCCACCTCACGGAAGAGTTCAGAGAGGCTTTTCCCGGACCGGGCCACCGCTTCCATCATCAGAAGGCCATTCAGGATGCCGTCCCGTTCGGGCAGGTGTCCTTTCACCCCCAGACCTCCTGACTCTTCGCCTCCGATCAGAATGTCCCCCTGCAGCATCTCCTCGGTGATGTACTTGAAACCAATGGGGGTGGTGGTGACCTCCAGCCCAAGTTTCTCAGACAGTGCAGCAATCAGGCCGGACACCGAAACGGTCTGGACCACACGGCCACGCAACCCCCGGTCATGCAGGTGCCTGAGCAGCACAGCAAAAATCTGGTGGGAGTTGAAGAACTGTCCTCCAGCCACCACTGCCCCGATGCGGTCAGCATCCCCATCTGTCACCGCAGCGAAACTGTCAACGGGGGCAGATTGCATCACCTGCATGGTTTCTGCCAGGTTCTGGGGCAGGGGCTCTGGATTGACCCCGTAAAACATCGGGTTTGGAGTTGCATGAAGTTCCTGAAGTTTGATGCCGTCCAGGCGAGCGTGTTTCAGGAACCCCGAAATCCAGCCGCAGCCTGCTCCGCCCATGCTGTCGTGGTAGAAGGTGCCCGTGAACCTGCGTAAAGTCTCCAGGTCCAGCAGGTCAGAGAGGTGCTGGTAATAAGCTTCCTGCACGTCAAAAGTCTGTACCGTGTGCTGTGCAGGATCAAAAACAGCAGGGGTTTCCCCCAGATGCCGCTCAACGTCTTTCACCATCTCAGGCGTGGCGCTGCCCCCATAAGCGCCCTTGAGTTTGAAGCCACAGTATTCGGGGGGATTGTGTGAAGCACTCAGCATCACCCCACCGTCGGCCTGCAGGTGTTTGACCGCAAAAGACAGCACCGGAGTGGGAACGTAACAGCCAGACAGGTACACTTCCAGGCCATTGGCAGCCAGTGTCTGTGCTGCTGCGGCAGCAAAACGGTCTGCCAGAAAGCGGGTGTCATGGCCCACCACCACCCGTTTTCCTCCCTGCCTGAGGATGTGACGGGCATAGGCCTGGGCAACAATGCGAACATTTTCGAAGGTGAACCGGTCGGCGATGATGTCCCGCCATCCGTCGGTGCCAAACTTGATCATCGGTAACAGTATAAACAGAGTGAAAGGCCGAGGGCCGAGAGCCGAGGGCTGAGGGCTGACAAAGAAGCTGTGGCATCTGCAAAAACTCGGGAAAGGTCGAAGCATCCTGTTGCAAAACAAGAATCTGCATCCTGTCTTGCCTCGCCCTTGCAGATGCTTTGGATTTCCTGGGTTCAGCCCTTCTCCTTTAAGCGTCTTGACACACTTGATCCCAGAATCTACCTTGCTCTCGGCCCCGCAAGCCTTGCCCTTTCCCACAGACCCTGCTCACCCAGCGAGACTATACTGTGCCCGTGACTGCGCGTTTCAAAAGACATTTTCTGACGTGTGCAACCCTGTTTTTGCTGGGCTCTGCACTGGCGGCCTGCCCAGAGAAGGACCTCTCCCTCGAAGACGAGAGCCTTGGTGTGATCTATGCCGATGACCTTGATGCAGGTGAGGAGCAGACGGTGTTTTCGGGAGCCTGTTTTACCCTCGGAGGGCTTGACCTGTCCACCCCGAGCATCACCATCAAAGGGGGTGCCTTTTCGTCGGAGGTGCTGACTGTTTCAGGGGATGGGGTCTCCGGAACCGTGCAGAAATTGTCTGGGACGCCTGATCAAAGAACACTGACGGGTGTGAAATTGACCCTGACCCTTCCCAGTGGGGTCCTGAACAATGTGCCCCTGGAAACTGGAACCTATCTGCTCGAGGGTGAAGCCACCCAGAGTGCAGAGGTGTGGCATTTTGAGCGGGCAGTGCTCACCCGACAGGATGGGCGTGCCGAGAAATATGCCCTGGAAGATGCAGACCTGAAAGAGGGTCGCCTTTCAGCAAAAGAGGCCAGACTGGTGCAGGACCTGAATCAACTGAAAGCCAGTGGGGTGTCTGGCACCGAACAGCAGGTGCAGGCTGCCCAGGTGGAATTCTGTGTCTGTCGGGACCTGGATGCCCGTGAGCTTCTGGTTCAGGGTGAGGACCTGCAGGTGACCCCTGCCACGTTTGCTGTGCGCAGCGTGCGTTTCCATGCCTATGGCCTGCAAACCCCCTCCCTGGGCAGTCTTGAGCTTCCGCTGGACCCCGAAAAACCTTTGCTTGCTGCTGTGCAGGAGGCTTTTGAGGATTATCAGGCAAAGCTGGAACAGAAGCCTGTGGGTGTGGTGTCAGCGTCTGGCAGTGTCGCCCTGAAAAACCTGCCTGTGACCCTGGACCTGGACACCCGCCTGAACCTGGGGGTCCACACCCTGCAGCAGGGCACCGTTCCCGAAGTGCTGCTGGACCGGGAAACCGCCGATTTGCGGTTGCAGGTGGGCCTTGCTGCTCCAGTGAACGGAGAATCCTCCAGCCCATCCCTGCTTTTTGATGCTGCGCCATCTTCGGGCCCAGCGCTGAGGGCACACTTCAGGGTGGGGGCCCAGGACACCAGTGAGATCGGGGCTGGGTACAGTTTCAGGACAGGAGATTTCCGTCTTCTGGCCCTGGCCTCTTTTGCCCAGGAGAACGGCCAGACCGCGCCTGTTTATGCTCTGGAAGGCCTGTACAGGGGTGAAATCAACTCTGGGAACTTCACCCTCAAAGCGGACACCCGATTGCGCCTGCAATCCACCCTTGGAGATGTGGCTTTTGTGCACGATGGCTTTTATCTGGTCGGGTACCAGCAGGGTCCCTGGAGTGCTGAGGTGCAGCACACGCTGGGCACCCAGGCCGGGGACGTGCATTTCCGGGCCTTTTTGCCAGAACAGCGCAACCAGACCCGTCTGACTGTGCAGTACGCACCAGAAAACTGGAGTGCCCGTTACAGCCTCATGCAGGACTGGCAGAACGCCCAGACCATGAACGGTGTGCTTGTGACCACAGCTGTGTTGGAATTGGAAGGGCAGACACGTTATGATGCAAAAGCTGAACGCTGGCTGAACCTCAGCCTGAACGTCACCCCCCTGATCGTCCTGACCCCGGATTTCAGAGCCGAACCCATGCTCGGGTATGATTGGGCTTCTGGCAGCGTGCTGTATGGTCTTGGAGGCACGTTTTACACCTCCAATTACGCCTACACCCTTGGACTGTACCACCGTTCTGAGGGCTGGGGCCTGAAAGCCCGGGTGGCATTGCGCTGACGGTGGTAAGGATAGACATGACCAAGGACCTGAACATGCAAACCCTCCCTTTTATCCCTGTCATTCTGGCAGGGGGCAGCGGTGAACGCTTCTGGCCGCTGTCCAGAAAAGCCAGACCCAAACAATTTCTCACACTTGATGGTGGACAGCACAGCCTCCTTCAGGCCACAGCAAAGCGCCTGGAAGGCCTCGCCACCGAAATGGATTGTGTATTTGTGGTGACCAGCAACGACTACCGTTCGCTGGTGCTTGAGCAGCTTCCCGACCTGCCCCTTGAGAACCTGCTGGTGGAACCCCAGGCCAGAGACACTGCTCCTGCGGTGCTCTATGCGGCCCTGACGGTTGCCCAGCACCATCCAGATGCCGTGATGGGCATTTTCACCTCCGATCACCGGATTGGCAATGAGCGGGCTTTCCATCAGGTCATTCGGGATGCCGCCCGACTTGCTGCCGAAACCGCCTCCATCGTGACCCTGGGCATCACCCCGACGTATCCAGCCACAGGTTATGGCTACATTGAAAGGGCCGAGCAGGTGATGGCTTTCGAGGAGAATGTGGGGTACCGGGTGGCCCGCTTCACCGAAAAGCCTGACGCCCAGACCGCTGAAGCTTTCCTGGGCACCGGGCGTTTCTCCTGGAACAGTGGAATTTTTGTGTGCACCGTGCAGACCCTGCTGGAAGAATACCGCACCCACCAGCCTGAACTTTATGCCACCCTCAGTGAAGCCATGAAGGTGCGGGGCAAAGTGCGGGAGGTGTTCCCGACCCTCAAGAAAATCAGCATTGATTACGCCATCCTGGAGAAATCCTCCCGGGTGATGGTGATTCCCGCAGAGTTCGACTGGGATGACCTTGGGGACTGGAATGCCCTGGAGCGCCTGTTACGTTCTGAGTCACAGAATGTGTCTGTGGGACGGCATGTGGGCCTGGACACCGAAGGTGCTATTCTTTATACGACAGGTGGAGACGACCTGATTGTCACCATAGGACTGGAAGATGTGGTGGTGGTGCGCACCAGTGAAGTGACACTGGTGGTGAGAAAAGACCGGACCCAGGACATCAAGAAAGTGGTCCAGCAGATCAAAGCCCATCCCGAACTCCATCGGTTTGCGTAAATGGCCCAACAAACTTATGCTGGAAACAATGTGAAACCCTGGGTGCGCAGGCTGTACAAGGTCGAGGCTCTGCCGCAAGCTGTGGCTCTGGTGCTCGCAGATGCGACAGCGGCCCTGCTGTCCCTGCTGCTTGCCTACTTCGTCCTGACCGACAGGCAATTTGCCTCCCTGGACAACAACTTCATGGTGACCTGGGGTGCAGTGTGGATTTTCATTCGCATGCTGCAAGGGTATTATCCGGCCTATGGGCGCTCCCCACAGCATGAGATCCAGATGCATTTCACCACCACCATCCAGGTGCTCCTGATCCAGCTTGCTGCCATGTTCGCTGTGCACAACCTCGTGCCAACCCGTCTGGGTCTGGTTGTGCTGTGGTTTGGCCTGTTCGTGTTTGCATTGCCCATG
The sequence above is drawn from the Deinococcus cellulosilyticus NBRC 106333 = KACC 11606 genome and encodes:
- a CDS encoding phosphoglucomutase/phosphomannomutase family protein → MIKFGTDGWRDIIADRFTFENVRIVAQAYARHILRQGGKRVVVGHDTRFLADRFAAAAAQTLAANGLEVYLSGCYVPTPVLSFAVKHLQADGGVMLSASHNPPEYCGFKLKGAYGGSATPEMVKDVERHLGETPAVFDPAQHTVQTFDVQEAYYQHLSDLLDLETLRRFTGTFYHDSMGGAGCGWISGFLKHARLDGIKLQELHATPNPMFYGVNPEPLPQNLAETMQVMQSAPVDSFAAVTDGDADRIGAVVAGGQFFNSHQIFAVLLRHLHDRGLRGRVVQTVSVSGLIAALSEKLGLEVTTTPIGFKYITEEMLQGDILIGGEESGGLGVKGHLPERDGILNGLLMMEAVARSGKSLSELFREVEDLTGLKHAYDRIDLKLPSLAIKDQMMQKLNTPGPVAGREVLSIDTRDGIKWFLQGGAWVMFRASGTEPVLRVYAEAGSEEAVQEILQAALHLLGA
- a CDS encoding mannose-1-phosphate guanylyltransferase, producing the protein MTKDLNMQTLPFIPVILAGGSGERFWPLSRKARPKQFLTLDGGQHSLLQATAKRLEGLATEMDCVFVVTSNDYRSLVLEQLPDLPLENLLVEPQARDTAPAVLYAALTVAQHHPDAVMGIFTSDHRIGNERAFHQVIRDAARLAAETASIVTLGITPTYPATGYGYIERAEQVMAFEENVGYRVARFTEKPDAQTAEAFLGTGRFSWNSGIFVCTVQTLLEEYRTHQPELYATLSEAMKVRGKVREVFPTLKKISIDYAILEKSSRVMVIPAEFDWDDLGDWNALERLLRSESQNVSVGRHVGLDTEGAILYTTGGDDLIVTIGLEDVVVVRTSEVTLVVRKDRTQDIKKVVQQIKAHPELHRFA